TAGTCGTCCCTCAAAAAGTCAGTTTTGTTTTACGAGTAAATAAAAAACAAAATACATTGTAAATAATTTCAAAAATATTCGAGCACAAAATGGACATCTTCTTTTTGAAGATGTTCATGACTCGTTTAAAATTAAAGGCAGCAGCTGAAAGCATTACATTTATTGCATCACCATTTATTCCTTTTAAGTAATTTCTAGCCATTCTGTAATCCGATTTTAAATGACCAATCACTGGTTCGATTGCTGCCCTTCTACTATGTCTGTTTCTTTTTGTTAACGTTATGTTTTTATCAGGTTTTGGTGTATATAAATTTGTTTCATTTATTTTCTTTGGTCCTCTATAACCTCTGTCCAAAAACACATTTTTTGCTAGTTTTCCTGTGAGTCTTTCATATTGTTCTAAAGCGGTAGGTAATGTTTTTGAATCGTGCAAAGTGTCTGTAAAATTAAGTGCTCCAACTATGACTCCTGTTCGTTGAGTTACCAAAAAAGATGCTTTACTTCCGAACTCAAATTTCTTATGTTCTTTTCCTTTAGTGAAGCATTTTGTTTGTGGTTCATGTAAGCTATAAATTTTATTATTATCAGATCTTTTTTGAGCTAAAACTCGTTTAAAAAGATGCAAATCAATTTCGTGGTTTTGTAACTGTAGTGGGTCTAGTTTTCTTTCCAAATCTCTTACCAATCTACCTGCTATTGTTTTAATTTTTTTGCTCGCTTTTCGTGCTTTTAAATCCCCACCTTTAATTCTTTTAAACCTTTGTATCACGCTTAATTCCTTCACTGTTCGTGTGTAGCTTTGACGCAACTCTACATCTTCTTGTTGAGCTATGTTTTGACATTTTGTGATTATTTTTTTATACAATTTGTCATCGGTGGGATAGGTTATATTTTTCTCTTGAATAGTGGTGTCA
The DNA window shown above is from Bacteroidota bacterium and carries:
- a CDS encoding IS5 family transposase, translated to MLSKPKSNIQLGFFSSFEDQLSHHHPLYLLSKIVNWNFFEEAFKKHYSLTQGKPSKPIRLMVSLLILKQLRNLSDENVVEQWSENSYFQYFSGEQSFVPTIPCVPTELVEFRKRIGPEGAELILKESIRINGKDSEDDNLSGDTTIQEKNITYPTDDKLYKKIITKCQNIAQQEDVELRQSYTRTVKELSVIQRFKRIKGGDLKARKASKKIKTIAGRLVRDLERKLDPLQLQNHEIDLHLFKRVLAQKRSDNNKIYSLHEPQTKCFTKGKEHKKFEFGSKASFLVTQRTGVIVGALNFTDTLHDSKTLPTALEQYERLTGKLAKNVFLDRGYRGPKKINETNLYTPKPDKNITLTKRNRHSRRAAIEPVIGHLKSDYRMARNYLKGINGDAINVMLSAAAFNFKRVMNIFKKKMSILCSNIFEIIYNVFCFLFTRKTKLTF